The genome window GAGCAACTAGAAACTGCTAAGCGTGCATCCCAACAAGCACTTAAGTTTCGTGACAATTACATGTTAGAAATGAAAAAGCGTCAAGCAGAAGCTATGCAGCTAATTAATGAAAATAAGCGAGCCAAAATGCAGGAAGAAATTGCTGGTATGATGACTTCCTTCCAGGTTGGCGATTCTGCTGGCACATTTGATGATATGCGCAATAAAATCTCTGAACGCGAAGCTAAAGCCCGCGCTAAGATGGAACTTGCTAGTTCTAGTGTTGATTCTCAAATGCAGGAAATTGAAAAAGAAGCTAGAAATATTGAAGCCCAAGACGCACTACTTGCTTATAAACGACAAATGGGGCTTGTTAGTGAAGGCCCTAGCCCTGGAATGGGTGAAACTAATGCTGCTCCTCCACAAAGAGCGAAAATGCTAGAGTAATTGCTTAAGTATTGATTTTTAGATTAG of Blastocatellia bacterium contains these proteins:
- a CDS encoding PspA/IM30 family protein; this translates as MWERVKRLFRSIFGGIIDRAEDPELILQQVIRDMRDKIPQMNNNVAQVMATEKIIDKQVTQLEREVVELDSKIKAAIKMGRDDIATNYLSIMQEKQSSLTSAREQLETAKRASQQALKFRDNYMLEMKKRQAEAMQLINENKRAKMQEEIAGMMTSFQVGDSAGTFDDMRNKISEREAKARAKMELASSSVDSQMQEIEKEARNIEAQDALLAYKRQMGLVSEGPSPGMGETNAAPPQRAKMLE